One window from the genome of Solea solea chromosome 13, fSolSol10.1, whole genome shotgun sequence encodes:
- the fli1rs gene encoding fli-1 proto-oncogene, ETS transcription factor-related sequence isoform X3, producing MDCTIKEALSVVSEDQPIFEPPYSTTMHMKTEMTSPGGFGQTSKQSPEPTEPEWVGSRAQNSGKRSEHMNGSSAESPVDCSVTKRSRHMSNDGAPMVYQVSYAEPRVSPETTTPPSSSSTEEKRVIVPADPEVWTQDHVRQWLDWAIKEYVLEEVDVMLFQALDGKALCKMTKDDMMRLTSAYNADMLLSHLNYLRQSSPTFSYSTTPTNNTPPQQPRLQVKAGSSMEHHHSTRVTEPAPRIVQDPYQTLGPISSRLANPEGQALSSSKNRTGKQSPYKLPDPSAHRPVGSGQIQLWQFLLELLSDSNNAGIITWEGTNGEFKMTDPDEVAKRWGERKSKPNMNYDKLSRALRYYYDKNIMTKVHGKRYAYKFDFQGISQAHQNHAAEGGIVKYQTEMSYVQPYHSHQPKMNFMGGHPSPMPVSPGNFFASPSTYWNSPNSPIYPGSAMTRHPATHSHLSSYY from the exons ATGGACTGTACGATCAAG GAAGCTCTGTCCGTGGTGAGTGAGGATCAGCCCATTTTCGAGCCGCCCTACTCCACAACCATGCACATGAAGACTGAGATGACGTCGCCCGGCGGCTTCGGCCAGACCTCCAAACAGAGTCCTGAGCCCACTGAGCCGGAGTGGGTGGGGTCCAGAGCCCAGAACTCTGGGAAAagaagtgaacacatgaatggaaGCAG TGCTGAGTCCCCGGTTGACTGCAGTGTCACCAAACGCTCCAGACACATGAGCAATGACGGGGCACCCATGGTGTACCAGGTCTCCTACGCAGAACCTCGCGTCAGTCCTGAGACCACCACAccacccagcagcagcagcacagaggagaagagggtCATTGTGCCTGCAG ACCCAGAGGTGTGGACCCAGGACCACGTGCGGCAGTGGCTGGACTGGGCCATCAAGGAGTATGTCCTGGAGGAGGTGGACGTCATGCTCTTCCAGGCACTCGACGGAAAAGCCCTGTGCAAGATGACCAAGGACGACATGATGCGCCTCACGTCAGCCTACAACGCAGACATGCTTCTCTCGCACCTCAATTACCTCAGGCAGA GTAGCCCTACATTCTCATACTCCACAACTCCAACCAACAACACACCCCCACAACAGCCCAGACTACAGGTGAAAGCAG GTTCTTCCATGGAGCACCATCACAGTACAAGAGTTACGGAGCCTGCTCCAAGAATTGTCCAAG accCCTATCAGACACTAGGGCCCATAAGCAGTCGATTAGCTAACCCAG AAGGCCAAGCCCTCAGCTCATCCAAGAACCGAACAGGCAAACAAAGTCCATACAAGCTCCCTGACCCCAGCGCTCACAGGCCTGTGG GTTCGGGGCAGATCCAGCTGTGGCAGttcctgctggagctgctgtccGACAGCAACAACGCTGGCATCATCACCTGGGAGGGGACCAACGGCGAGTTCAAAATGACCGACCCTGATGAGGTAGCCAAGCGCTGGGGAGAGCGCAAGAGCAAGCCCAACATGAACTACGATAAGCTGAGCCGCGCCCTGCGTTACTACTATGATAAAAACATCATGACGAAGGTGCATGGAAAGCGCTATGCCTACAAATTTGACTTCCAAGGCATCTCACAGGCGCACCAGAACCACGCAGCAGAAGGCGGGATTGTCAAGTACCAGACGGAGATGTCTTACGTGCAGCCCTACCACAGCCACCAGCCCAAAATGAACTTCATGGGTGGACACCCTTCACCTATGCCCGTCTCCCCAGGCAACTTTTTTGCCTCTCCATCCACATACTGGAACTCCCCCAACAGCCCCATCTACCCTGGGTCAGCCATGACCAGGCATCCCGCCACTCACTCCCACCTGAGCTCATACTACTGA
- the fli1rs gene encoding fli-1 proto-oncogene, ETS transcription factor-related sequence isoform X5: MDCTIKEALSVVSEDQPIFEPPYSTTMHMKTEMTSPGGFGQTSKQSPEPTEPEWVGSRAQNSGKRSEHMNGSSAESPVDCSVTKRSRHMSNDGAPMVYQVSYAEPRVSPETTTPPSSSSTEEKRVIVPADPEVWTQDHVRQWLDWAIKEYVLEEVDVMLFQALDGKALCKMTKDDMMRLTSAYNADMLLSHLNYLRQSSPTFSYSTTPTNNTPPQQPRLQVKAESDFDEISRRNSWPANTMTAVPKGSSMEHHHSTRVTEPAPRIVQDPYQTLGPISSRLANPGSGQIQLWQFLLELLSDSNNAGIITWEGTNGEFKMTDPDEVAKRWGERKSKPNMNYDKLSRALRYYYDKNIMTKVHGKRYAYKFDFQGISQAHQNHAAEGGIVKYQTEMSYVQPYHSHQPKMNFMGGHPSPMPVSPGNFFASPSTYWNSPNSPIYPGSAMTRHPATHSHLSSYY, encoded by the exons ATGGACTGTACGATCAAG GAAGCTCTGTCCGTGGTGAGTGAGGATCAGCCCATTTTCGAGCCGCCCTACTCCACAACCATGCACATGAAGACTGAGATGACGTCGCCCGGCGGCTTCGGCCAGACCTCCAAACAGAGTCCTGAGCCCACTGAGCCGGAGTGGGTGGGGTCCAGAGCCCAGAACTCTGGGAAAagaagtgaacacatgaatggaaGCAG TGCTGAGTCCCCGGTTGACTGCAGTGTCACCAAACGCTCCAGACACATGAGCAATGACGGGGCACCCATGGTGTACCAGGTCTCCTACGCAGAACCTCGCGTCAGTCCTGAGACCACCACAccacccagcagcagcagcacagaggagaagagggtCATTGTGCCTGCAG ACCCAGAGGTGTGGACCCAGGACCACGTGCGGCAGTGGCTGGACTGGGCCATCAAGGAGTATGTCCTGGAGGAGGTGGACGTCATGCTCTTCCAGGCACTCGACGGAAAAGCCCTGTGCAAGATGACCAAGGACGACATGATGCGCCTCACGTCAGCCTACAACGCAGACATGCTTCTCTCGCACCTCAATTACCTCAGGCAGA GTAGCCCTACATTCTCATACTCCACAACTCCAACCAACAACACACCCCCACAACAGCCCAGACTACAGGTGAAAGCAG agaGTGACTTTGATGAGATCAGCCGCAGAAACAGCTGGCCTGCAAACACCATGACTGCGGTGCCCAAAG GTTCTTCCATGGAGCACCATCACAGTACAAGAGTTACGGAGCCTGCTCCAAGAATTGTCCAAG accCCTATCAGACACTAGGGCCCATAAGCAGTCGATTAGCTAACCCAG GTTCGGGGCAGATCCAGCTGTGGCAGttcctgctggagctgctgtccGACAGCAACAACGCTGGCATCATCACCTGGGAGGGGACCAACGGCGAGTTCAAAATGACCGACCCTGATGAGGTAGCCAAGCGCTGGGGAGAGCGCAAGAGCAAGCCCAACATGAACTACGATAAGCTGAGCCGCGCCCTGCGTTACTACTATGATAAAAACATCATGACGAAGGTGCATGGAAAGCGCTATGCCTACAAATTTGACTTCCAAGGCATCTCACAGGCGCACCAGAACCACGCAGCAGAAGGCGGGATTGTCAAGTACCAGACGGAGATGTCTTACGTGCAGCCCTACCACAGCCACCAGCCCAAAATGAACTTCATGGGTGGACACCCTTCACCTATGCCCGTCTCCCCAGGCAACTTTTTTGCCTCTCCATCCACATACTGGAACTCCCCCAACAGCCCCATCTACCCTGGGTCAGCCATGACCAGGCATCCCGCCACTCACTCCCACCTGAGCTCATACTACTGA
- the fli1rs gene encoding fli-1 proto-oncogene, ETS transcription factor-related sequence isoform X2 — MDCTIKEALSVVSEDQPIFEPPYSTTMHMKTEMTSPGGFGQTSKQSPEPTEPEWVGSRAQNSGKRSEHMNGSSAESPVDCSVTKRSRHMSNDGAPMVYQVSYAEPRVSPETTTPPSSSSTEEKRVIVPADPEVWTQDHVRQWLDWAIKEYVLEEVDVMLFQALDGKALCKMTKDDMMRLTSAYNADMLLSHLNYLRQSSPTFSYSTTPTNNTPPQQPRLQVKAESDFDEISRRNSWPANTMTAVPKGSSMEHHHSTRVTEPAPRIVQEGQALSSSKNRTGKQSPYKLPDPSAHRPVGSGQIQLWQFLLELLSDSNNAGIITWEGTNGEFKMTDPDEVAKRWGERKSKPNMNYDKLSRALRYYYDKNIMTKVHGKRYAYKFDFQGISQAHQNHAAEGGIVKYQTEMSYVQPYHSHQPKMNFMGGHPSPMPVSPGNFFASPSTYWNSPNSPIYPGSAMTRHPATHSHLSSYY; from the exons ATGGACTGTACGATCAAG GAAGCTCTGTCCGTGGTGAGTGAGGATCAGCCCATTTTCGAGCCGCCCTACTCCACAACCATGCACATGAAGACTGAGATGACGTCGCCCGGCGGCTTCGGCCAGACCTCCAAACAGAGTCCTGAGCCCACTGAGCCGGAGTGGGTGGGGTCCAGAGCCCAGAACTCTGGGAAAagaagtgaacacatgaatggaaGCAG TGCTGAGTCCCCGGTTGACTGCAGTGTCACCAAACGCTCCAGACACATGAGCAATGACGGGGCACCCATGGTGTACCAGGTCTCCTACGCAGAACCTCGCGTCAGTCCTGAGACCACCACAccacccagcagcagcagcacagaggagaagagggtCATTGTGCCTGCAG ACCCAGAGGTGTGGACCCAGGACCACGTGCGGCAGTGGCTGGACTGGGCCATCAAGGAGTATGTCCTGGAGGAGGTGGACGTCATGCTCTTCCAGGCACTCGACGGAAAAGCCCTGTGCAAGATGACCAAGGACGACATGATGCGCCTCACGTCAGCCTACAACGCAGACATGCTTCTCTCGCACCTCAATTACCTCAGGCAGA GTAGCCCTACATTCTCATACTCCACAACTCCAACCAACAACACACCCCCACAACAGCCCAGACTACAGGTGAAAGCAG agaGTGACTTTGATGAGATCAGCCGCAGAAACAGCTGGCCTGCAAACACCATGACTGCGGTGCCCAAAG GTTCTTCCATGGAGCACCATCACAGTACAAGAGTTACGGAGCCTGCTCCAAGAATTGTCCAAG AAGGCCAAGCCCTCAGCTCATCCAAGAACCGAACAGGCAAACAAAGTCCATACAAGCTCCCTGACCCCAGCGCTCACAGGCCTGTGG GTTCGGGGCAGATCCAGCTGTGGCAGttcctgctggagctgctgtccGACAGCAACAACGCTGGCATCATCACCTGGGAGGGGACCAACGGCGAGTTCAAAATGACCGACCCTGATGAGGTAGCCAAGCGCTGGGGAGAGCGCAAGAGCAAGCCCAACATGAACTACGATAAGCTGAGCCGCGCCCTGCGTTACTACTATGATAAAAACATCATGACGAAGGTGCATGGAAAGCGCTATGCCTACAAATTTGACTTCCAAGGCATCTCACAGGCGCACCAGAACCACGCAGCAGAAGGCGGGATTGTCAAGTACCAGACGGAGATGTCTTACGTGCAGCCCTACCACAGCCACCAGCCCAAAATGAACTTCATGGGTGGACACCCTTCACCTATGCCCGTCTCCCCAGGCAACTTTTTTGCCTCTCCATCCACATACTGGAACTCCCCCAACAGCCCCATCTACCCTGGGTCAGCCATGACCAGGCATCCCGCCACTCACTCCCACCTGAGCTCATACTACTGA
- the fli1rs gene encoding fli-1 proto-oncogene, ETS transcription factor-related sequence isoform X1 — protein sequence MDCTIKEALSVVSEDQPIFEPPYSTTMHMKTEMTSPGGFGQTSKQSPEPTEPEWVGSRAQNSGKRSEHMNGSSAESPVDCSVTKRSRHMSNDGAPMVYQVSYAEPRVSPETTTPPSSSSTEEKRVIVPADPEVWTQDHVRQWLDWAIKEYVLEEVDVMLFQALDGKALCKMTKDDMMRLTSAYNADMLLSHLNYLRQSSPTFSYSTTPTNNTPPQQPRLQVKAESDFDEISRRNSWPANTMTAVPKGSSMEHHHSTRVTEPAPRIVQDPYQTLGPISSRLANPEGQALSSSKNRTGKQSPYKLPDPSAHRPVGSGQIQLWQFLLELLSDSNNAGIITWEGTNGEFKMTDPDEVAKRWGERKSKPNMNYDKLSRALRYYYDKNIMTKVHGKRYAYKFDFQGISQAHQNHAAEGGIVKYQTEMSYVQPYHSHQPKMNFMGGHPSPMPVSPGNFFASPSTYWNSPNSPIYPGSAMTRHPATHSHLSSYY from the exons ATGGACTGTACGATCAAG GAAGCTCTGTCCGTGGTGAGTGAGGATCAGCCCATTTTCGAGCCGCCCTACTCCACAACCATGCACATGAAGACTGAGATGACGTCGCCCGGCGGCTTCGGCCAGACCTCCAAACAGAGTCCTGAGCCCACTGAGCCGGAGTGGGTGGGGTCCAGAGCCCAGAACTCTGGGAAAagaagtgaacacatgaatggaaGCAG TGCTGAGTCCCCGGTTGACTGCAGTGTCACCAAACGCTCCAGACACATGAGCAATGACGGGGCACCCATGGTGTACCAGGTCTCCTACGCAGAACCTCGCGTCAGTCCTGAGACCACCACAccacccagcagcagcagcacagaggagaagagggtCATTGTGCCTGCAG ACCCAGAGGTGTGGACCCAGGACCACGTGCGGCAGTGGCTGGACTGGGCCATCAAGGAGTATGTCCTGGAGGAGGTGGACGTCATGCTCTTCCAGGCACTCGACGGAAAAGCCCTGTGCAAGATGACCAAGGACGACATGATGCGCCTCACGTCAGCCTACAACGCAGACATGCTTCTCTCGCACCTCAATTACCTCAGGCAGA GTAGCCCTACATTCTCATACTCCACAACTCCAACCAACAACACACCCCCACAACAGCCCAGACTACAGGTGAAAGCAG agaGTGACTTTGATGAGATCAGCCGCAGAAACAGCTGGCCTGCAAACACCATGACTGCGGTGCCCAAAG GTTCTTCCATGGAGCACCATCACAGTACAAGAGTTACGGAGCCTGCTCCAAGAATTGTCCAAG accCCTATCAGACACTAGGGCCCATAAGCAGTCGATTAGCTAACCCAG AAGGCCAAGCCCTCAGCTCATCCAAGAACCGAACAGGCAAACAAAGTCCATACAAGCTCCCTGACCCCAGCGCTCACAGGCCTGTGG GTTCGGGGCAGATCCAGCTGTGGCAGttcctgctggagctgctgtccGACAGCAACAACGCTGGCATCATCACCTGGGAGGGGACCAACGGCGAGTTCAAAATGACCGACCCTGATGAGGTAGCCAAGCGCTGGGGAGAGCGCAAGAGCAAGCCCAACATGAACTACGATAAGCTGAGCCGCGCCCTGCGTTACTACTATGATAAAAACATCATGACGAAGGTGCATGGAAAGCGCTATGCCTACAAATTTGACTTCCAAGGCATCTCACAGGCGCACCAGAACCACGCAGCAGAAGGCGGGATTGTCAAGTACCAGACGGAGATGTCTTACGTGCAGCCCTACCACAGCCACCAGCCCAAAATGAACTTCATGGGTGGACACCCTTCACCTATGCCCGTCTCCCCAGGCAACTTTTTTGCCTCTCCATCCACATACTGGAACTCCCCCAACAGCCCCATCTACCCTGGGTCAGCCATGACCAGGCATCCCGCCACTCACTCCCACCTGAGCTCATACTACTGA
- the fli1rs gene encoding fli-1 proto-oncogene, ETS transcription factor-related sequence isoform X6, protein MDCTIKEALSVVSEDQPIFEPPYSTTMHMKTEMTSPGGFGQTSKQSPEPTEPEWVGSRAQNSGKRSEHMNGSSAESPVDCSVTKRSRHMSNDGAPMVYQVSYAEPRVSPETTTPPSSSSTEEKRVIVPADPEVWTQDHVRQWLDWAIKEYVLEEVDVMLFQALDGKALCKMTKDDMMRLTSAYNADMLLSHLNYLRQSSPTFSYSTTPTNNTPPQQPRLQVKAGSSMEHHHSTRVTEPAPRIVQEGQALSSSKNRTGKQSPYKLPDPSAHRPVGSGQIQLWQFLLELLSDSNNAGIITWEGTNGEFKMTDPDEVAKRWGERKSKPNMNYDKLSRALRYYYDKNIMTKVHGKRYAYKFDFQGISQAHQNHAAEGGIVKYQTEMSYVQPYHSHQPKMNFMGGHPSPMPVSPGNFFASPSTYWNSPNSPIYPGSAMTRHPATHSHLSSYY, encoded by the exons ATGGACTGTACGATCAAG GAAGCTCTGTCCGTGGTGAGTGAGGATCAGCCCATTTTCGAGCCGCCCTACTCCACAACCATGCACATGAAGACTGAGATGACGTCGCCCGGCGGCTTCGGCCAGACCTCCAAACAGAGTCCTGAGCCCACTGAGCCGGAGTGGGTGGGGTCCAGAGCCCAGAACTCTGGGAAAagaagtgaacacatgaatggaaGCAG TGCTGAGTCCCCGGTTGACTGCAGTGTCACCAAACGCTCCAGACACATGAGCAATGACGGGGCACCCATGGTGTACCAGGTCTCCTACGCAGAACCTCGCGTCAGTCCTGAGACCACCACAccacccagcagcagcagcacagaggagaagagggtCATTGTGCCTGCAG ACCCAGAGGTGTGGACCCAGGACCACGTGCGGCAGTGGCTGGACTGGGCCATCAAGGAGTATGTCCTGGAGGAGGTGGACGTCATGCTCTTCCAGGCACTCGACGGAAAAGCCCTGTGCAAGATGACCAAGGACGACATGATGCGCCTCACGTCAGCCTACAACGCAGACATGCTTCTCTCGCACCTCAATTACCTCAGGCAGA GTAGCCCTACATTCTCATACTCCACAACTCCAACCAACAACACACCCCCACAACAGCCCAGACTACAGGTGAAAGCAG GTTCTTCCATGGAGCACCATCACAGTACAAGAGTTACGGAGCCTGCTCCAAGAATTGTCCAAG AAGGCCAAGCCCTCAGCTCATCCAAGAACCGAACAGGCAAACAAAGTCCATACAAGCTCCCTGACCCCAGCGCTCACAGGCCTGTGG GTTCGGGGCAGATCCAGCTGTGGCAGttcctgctggagctgctgtccGACAGCAACAACGCTGGCATCATCACCTGGGAGGGGACCAACGGCGAGTTCAAAATGACCGACCCTGATGAGGTAGCCAAGCGCTGGGGAGAGCGCAAGAGCAAGCCCAACATGAACTACGATAAGCTGAGCCGCGCCCTGCGTTACTACTATGATAAAAACATCATGACGAAGGTGCATGGAAAGCGCTATGCCTACAAATTTGACTTCCAAGGCATCTCACAGGCGCACCAGAACCACGCAGCAGAAGGCGGGATTGTCAAGTACCAGACGGAGATGTCTTACGTGCAGCCCTACCACAGCCACCAGCCCAAAATGAACTTCATGGGTGGACACCCTTCACCTATGCCCGTCTCCCCAGGCAACTTTTTTGCCTCTCCATCCACATACTGGAACTCCCCCAACAGCCCCATCTACCCTGGGTCAGCCATGACCAGGCATCCCGCCACTCACTCCCACCTGAGCTCATACTACTGA
- the fli1rs gene encoding fli-1 proto-oncogene, ETS transcription factor-related sequence isoform X4 has product MHMKTEMTSPGGFGQTSKQSPEPTEPEWVGSRAQNSGKRSEHMNGSSAESPVDCSVTKRSRHMSNDGAPMVYQVSYAEPRVSPETTTPPSSSSTEEKRVIVPADPEVWTQDHVRQWLDWAIKEYVLEEVDVMLFQALDGKALCKMTKDDMMRLTSAYNADMLLSHLNYLRQSSPTFSYSTTPTNNTPPQQPRLQVKAESDFDEISRRNSWPANTMTAVPKGSSMEHHHSTRVTEPAPRIVQDPYQTLGPISSRLANPEGQALSSSKNRTGKQSPYKLPDPSAHRPVGSGQIQLWQFLLELLSDSNNAGIITWEGTNGEFKMTDPDEVAKRWGERKSKPNMNYDKLSRALRYYYDKNIMTKVHGKRYAYKFDFQGISQAHQNHAAEGGIVKYQTEMSYVQPYHSHQPKMNFMGGHPSPMPVSPGNFFASPSTYWNSPNSPIYPGSAMTRHPATHSHLSSYY; this is encoded by the exons ATGCACATGAAGACTGAGATGACGTCGCCCGGCGGCTTCGGCCAGACCTCCAAACAGAGTCCTGAGCCCACTGAGCCGGAGTGGGTGGGGTCCAGAGCCCAGAACTCTGGGAAAagaagtgaacacatgaatggaaGCAG TGCTGAGTCCCCGGTTGACTGCAGTGTCACCAAACGCTCCAGACACATGAGCAATGACGGGGCACCCATGGTGTACCAGGTCTCCTACGCAGAACCTCGCGTCAGTCCTGAGACCACCACAccacccagcagcagcagcacagaggagaagagggtCATTGTGCCTGCAG ACCCAGAGGTGTGGACCCAGGACCACGTGCGGCAGTGGCTGGACTGGGCCATCAAGGAGTATGTCCTGGAGGAGGTGGACGTCATGCTCTTCCAGGCACTCGACGGAAAAGCCCTGTGCAAGATGACCAAGGACGACATGATGCGCCTCACGTCAGCCTACAACGCAGACATGCTTCTCTCGCACCTCAATTACCTCAGGCAGA GTAGCCCTACATTCTCATACTCCACAACTCCAACCAACAACACACCCCCACAACAGCCCAGACTACAGGTGAAAGCAG agaGTGACTTTGATGAGATCAGCCGCAGAAACAGCTGGCCTGCAAACACCATGACTGCGGTGCCCAAAG GTTCTTCCATGGAGCACCATCACAGTACAAGAGTTACGGAGCCTGCTCCAAGAATTGTCCAAG accCCTATCAGACACTAGGGCCCATAAGCAGTCGATTAGCTAACCCAG AAGGCCAAGCCCTCAGCTCATCCAAGAACCGAACAGGCAAACAAAGTCCATACAAGCTCCCTGACCCCAGCGCTCACAGGCCTGTGG GTTCGGGGCAGATCCAGCTGTGGCAGttcctgctggagctgctgtccGACAGCAACAACGCTGGCATCATCACCTGGGAGGGGACCAACGGCGAGTTCAAAATGACCGACCCTGATGAGGTAGCCAAGCGCTGGGGAGAGCGCAAGAGCAAGCCCAACATGAACTACGATAAGCTGAGCCGCGCCCTGCGTTACTACTATGATAAAAACATCATGACGAAGGTGCATGGAAAGCGCTATGCCTACAAATTTGACTTCCAAGGCATCTCACAGGCGCACCAGAACCACGCAGCAGAAGGCGGGATTGTCAAGTACCAGACGGAGATGTCTTACGTGCAGCCCTACCACAGCCACCAGCCCAAAATGAACTTCATGGGTGGACACCCTTCACCTATGCCCGTCTCCCCAGGCAACTTTTTTGCCTCTCCATCCACATACTGGAACTCCCCCAACAGCCCCATCTACCCTGGGTCAGCCATGACCAGGCATCCCGCCACTCACTCCCACCTGAGCTCATACTACTGA